The following is a genomic window from Theobroma cacao cultivar B97-61/B2 chromosome 10, Criollo_cocoa_genome_V2, whole genome shotgun sequence.
AGTGAGCATACGCATTCGTCAACTTGTCTAACATCATTGAAccaatataaattataatatgcTGCGATTTCAAGTATATTGGGATATAGCTTTGATATTcatatgaaataaataaaaccttctgcaaaataacaattaaaagtGCAGCAAAGatacataattatatatattaacaacAGGATCAAAGATACATAATTATACAAAGTAGCTTTACGTTGCTAACTCTCTACCATTCCACCTCCTTGATATATTGTAGCCCCTTTCACTGTAAACCCATgttagtttgattttttcttttgcccTCCCCATAATTCtatcacacaaaaaaaaaaaaagagaaaaaaggaacaaaaaaagggaaaaaggcttaaaaaaaaaaagaaaggaaaaagaattttgCCTCATCTATGGAATCTGTCAATCAGTGTTCTTCTCATGTCACAGTTCCTGAACTCTGAAAATGATTTGTTTATCCACATATTCCAGAATTCCAATGCCACCAATACCCGAACTTTCATCTGCACTATTATTTTCAATGGCGATGTTTAAATCTAGAGAGACACAGGAGTTTTGCATCTCCATATCTTCCTTTCTATTTCCCTTCTCTTCTGTCTCACCCATATTTGGCTTTCCCCTGGGAGAACAAGCTCTTGACACTGAACTAAAGCTTTCACAGCTGAAAATGATAATCGCATCCTTTAGAGGAACAGTCTCACCATCTGAAAGTGTTGTCCTTCCGCTTTCAATTGCTTGCTTAATGCCTTTCTGAGAACAATAATCAACCTGTTCCAAGTCTTCCATAAAGAACACGCGGTGAGGATTCTCATTCAATGCCTCACCAAATCTCTGAAGATAACTGCTACCTGTCTCAtctctcttccttttgttGCTGGATTGTTCATTCGAATCTGCCCTTGTTGATGAGAAATTGCTCAGACTTATTGAGGCAAAGTTGCTTTGAGAACCGAAAATGAGTCTGGCTAACTCCCTTGCAATCTTCTTCTTTGCTTCATAGTCAACACCTAAGAAGAATAGCAAAGTTTCTTCCTTGAACTCTCTGTGCTTTAACCAGCTTTTAGCTTTTCTCATGCCTGACCTGCATTCAAGGATGGTGCTAACAATCTCAGGAATCATCTCCTTCTGCCATGGAACCTTTTTCTCCAATGCATTGCATAAAATGGTCAGGTTTTCAGCATTAAGAATCTTGAACTCGTTGAGGCCATCTATATCCTCCTCAATTGCCTCACTTGAAGAAGCTGAATTTGGGCTAGAGTTGGGATTTGAGAGGAGGTCTGGCTTAGGATCATTTCTCAAGGGGAGACCATACCCTTCGTCTGTACTTTCGGATAGCCAAAACTGGTGTTCTTTCGGTGACTTTTTAGGTTCAAAAATGACTGGCCAGCTAAGATTAGTCTTATGCAAGTTTGCGTTTCGCTCTTGTGAGGAGGCTGAAattggggaagaagaagataatggGGAAATGTTAAGAGCATCCTCAGTGTTGTAGTGGTCCTTGCTGGCTGAACTTCCAAATGAGTTCCATTTCCTGTACAGATCCCTGACATTGACTGAATCCTGATacagagaaaacaaaagaaatgtAAATCTCAACTTGTTGCAATGCGGATGTATAGTATGATTAATTCTACAAGTGTAGTGCTGTGGAGGATACCTTGTCATGGGAAGCGTTTGTTTTGCTTTCTTCCTTGTAGTTTTGGAGCCATGAAGGCAAACTTGAAGTGCTTTGAGCCGCCTTATCAAAATTGAGCAATCTATCCGTGAAGGAAGTCTGGTTCTTATTTACTCCAGCTTCATGCAGTGGCCAACTAATACCATCTATAGTTGCTTTGTTCCTATGCTGAGGCTGAGAGTCACTGGAATCAAGAAAAACGAAAAAGCATGATTAACATCAGTACCACACATGTaaagaggagaaaaagaaaggtaaaaCAAGGAAGCCTTTTTcctggaaaaagaaaaaaagctgGAGAGTATCAAATACCATTTCAATTATTATTGATTTCAAAACAAATATCTAGTTTCCTAGCCATTGGATTTACCTGTCAAGGTTAAGACTGAGGCCTAAGCTGTCGACTGAGATTGTAAGAGGATAAAGTTCCCAAATTGTCTCAAGAGAAGGATGGCCTGTTTTGCACTTCATGTAGGTTTGAAAAGTTGCAATTCCCATAAGAAACAATTTTCCAGTCTCCCTAATTCCACACACAAATCTTTTAAGCTCCATGACTATGTGCTCCACCGGGCAGTAGAAGTTACTTCTTTGCTCACCACAGTTTGACCAAAACTCTGAAATCCATTTGAGATCACCCAAGTATAAGACAACCCCTCTACCCATATAACTCTTCACAAGGCACTTAAGCTCTACAAGCTTCTGCTCCACTTCATCTTTAGGAAGATTTCTCAATGAAAAAAGTGGAAGACTGATAAACTGCATGTATCTTAAATCCCCCGAGACTTGCCCTTTCTCAAACTTGTCCATTACCCCTCTAACTACACTCTCAGCACTGCCTATACACTCTCCTATGATCACTGTGTTTCTCCTCTTGTTCACTACGGTGTTCAAAACATTTGTTACGTCTTCATTCCTAACTTGATCTAGTGGTTTGCTTAATGACAACCCAAACCCAACCTGACTATAGGACATACAATGAGACACGTTAGCACCAAGAACTTGGGGCTTGGCGCTTTCCTTAGTCTGGCAACTTGCGGAGACAGAGGGACTTTGAGAACAAATCTCCAAGGACACAGTTTGTTCCACTTTGCTTTTAACTTGGGTGCTAGAGAAACCAGCTTCTCTCATGACCCTACTAACACTGGGATCATCTAAAATGGAGATTACGAGATGTTCTAACTCTATTTTGAGAGCTAAGATAGGTTGCTGTTGGTTCTCAATGGAGCCTCGGCGTTGGTGAGCCTGAGCACGCTTGAAGGCGGCAACCAAGGCGTTGGAGAGGGAAGGATGATGGGAGTGAGGGCCTAAGAGAGGGCTAGAAGAGGATGCAGGGAGGCGATTAAGTGCAACATTGAAGCAAAGCTCTAGAGCTCTAAATTGAAGAGGATGAGAGTGGGACTGAAGACAAGCTCTTCGGAGAAGACCGGTAGAGGATGCAAGCATAGCACTCGCTACATGCAGAGGTGTGACTTGGGCATGACCTCGACGTCTAGCAAGACCAACTGCTTGCTTGACTAGGTTTGCAGCCTCGGCAGTTAAAGCTTGCTGCACAGTGCAAACTCCTGCTCTCATCTTTCTTTGTGTTTAGGCTATTGATACACTCTCTTACAGGTGAAACAGGATTCAAAGATTGTTGctgggaagaaagaaaatgagaaatcaGAATGTCAGAGCTCCAAGCTCGGTGGGTTTCATCTGGGTGGAAAGAAAAACgatgctgctgctgctgcagAGCAGAGAATTGTTATTGTTATGGTAAAGTATCGGCTACCAAAATGAGGCGGCAGTTACCAAAATAAGGCTTATATTATGGATGGGGAGCCAAAGAGGATGTTTGGTCTTTGCTGAGATATTGTGAGAAGTGGGGTTTATGCTTTTCTTGTTAGTGAGGGAAAATATTGGTCTTTGTATGTGAAAGTGGTTTGCATGTGATATCACTTTGCCTTTTCTCTCTCCCCCTCTCTCTTGTGATACAAAGCTATGTGGataaattaaaagtttaaagcTTTAATGGActagttttttatatttcaaaacaCTATGTCTATGCTTTAAGAAGAAATGATGGAATAAGcacttttgtttctttgtctttataaaaataaagtaaaataaaataaaaatagaatagaaGTGATGGGCAATTTACAGTCTCAAAGATCTAAAAAGAATAAGCTCAAAACTAGATGATAAAAGGAGAGAGAAGGTGGAAAAAGAGAGTAAAAGGAAAAGGGGAATGGTAATCTGCCAATAACGAGGCGGctgagaaaaagaagagcGGACTGTCTGTCTGCTTGAAGGGAATTGGGAACTGTGGAATGTGGAATGTGGAATGTTTTTCTCCATGGAGAGGAATAATGCCATTGATGATTGAAGACTTTTTTTGCATGAAATTTGTGTAAACACATTCTCTCCCCATAAAAATTGCTTTCAtgtcttttatttctttcccAATCAGTTGGCTGCTCTACAGCTATCAATCATTAAACTATTACatagtttttttctttattaaaaactcataagtattatttaaataaatttttatttttatattgtgtttatttcaatttatatacttttattttgaattgaataaatttttataacaaaCCGTGACAATGTatttattttggatcaaataagtccttttaattaatagttgattaattatcattaatcaaaatacgtatttattattttatacttacaTAATATTAACATGATACTTATgtgaaaactaaaaaatatgatatgatTATGTGTCATCATATCACATCAATATATCATGTCACGTTAATATCATGTGACATACAATAACAAGATATTACAAGAACTtttttgactcaaaataaaaatataaaaacttatttgatttaaaataaaatataaagatttgattgaatacaataaaaatatcaagatttatttaaattttttataataattgagaggtttttttagatattatgccttctcttttcctttcctctctaacTTTTTTACTCaactttttttgttataagagaaaaaaataaaatactaatattgaaatttttatccaAATCTCAATTCTGTCTTACTGCTTGACATAAGATACTCCCCCCTTTGATATTATTTGTCcatgtaatttatttttggtttcatCTTTCATATATAATAGGCTTTGTCATTCTGGACTATTCAATTCTTTAAATAAACTTCGATGGCAATGTCAAatatctaaattttaattctcaTGTGTAGTATAATAACATTATATCAATcttatgtaaaattttaaaaattttttactttaattttgacGTGATAATAGTATATATGAGGAGAAAAAAGGACTTATCTCtaattaaataatgaaattaagcaaaaaaccaaaaaagtaaaagaaaacaGTTTAAATAGTAAGTGCATAAACATACGTAACTCATTTGaatgttataatttattaattaaattaaaaatgtcaaaGGAATTTCCTtacttaaaaattcaaaaaaaaaaactggttttttttttctttgggcATGCAAGTGTCGCTTTTAATGTATTTTTGATGTTAGAACAAAGCTTATTCGAGTTTAAAAACTAACCTAAATTCAAagttaatcaaaattaagatcAATCTTGACTTGAACTTAAATTAGCTAAGAAGGCAAAATGTAttgtattttcttattttgatgtttcattgaattaaaaaaattataaatattatatatgttattgtaAAAATGATCTAATGTCGATTCAAGTTgtgttaatttaaaaaaaatcaatttaaaaccttattatatcaaaacaaaaattatccATACGTGTATTGAAGCCGAAATGGCCTCCATTTGCAACTAGAATCGTCAATTTGCCACATTCAATTGAGGGtgcaaactttttttttttcaaatatggaaatatgttttatttattaattaaatttttttcacaatttgtCACGAGTTTTGACGAGTGTTCGTGTACACGTAAGGAGATAGTGTCATACTACAATGGcaattgagagaaaaaaataataaaaaaatatgttattaataaatcatataatttatatattatcttaTATATAAAGTGATAGATCAGATTTACGATTGttatttagaattttacatttagatttggttaaaaaataatcaaaatttaacaataatatatatctatatatataataaaggaatattttagaaaatattttactttttgacTATTTTAAACCAAATTAAAGAGTACAAAGCTAAACTTGAGCTCGTTCAAATATAGGCGTCACAACATGAGGGTCCAAAATCTTGAAGATTCGCCACCAATGTTTTTTTGTCTTGATGTGATTGGTTATCTAATTGAATCTATCCTTTCTGGTTAAATCCTAAGTTAGCCTTAGTTCATTATGATAGAGAAAATGTATGCCTTATAAACCAATGAATTGGATATAGTGAGAtacattatttaatttaagcctttaaatttaataaaaggtATTCTTTATCTTCATATGATTGTAATAGTCGGACTAGATGAAATAAAGTCTAAGGAATTATATATGCTATTAACTCAATTGGAGTGAATAATATAAGAGAGAAGGTTGAATTGGATTTCTAAAATCCTTTTCAcaaaattaacattaaaaagaaataagccaaatattaaaatgataacaatttaataaatatataactgAGAGTGGATGCAATAGAAATAAAGAGTAAAGGGTAAAGAGAATTGCAAAACATGCTTTATAAAGGTTCAGTCATTGCTCTTGGTATCTATGTCCTTTCCTTTAGTTTGCTAAAAAGTTCAATCCATTATTCAAATTAACCAATACAAATACCATTTGAAGGTTAAGGTATAATatctttatcattttttataagtaaattcattaatatgaATAAGGAATAATCCCTTTACAACATGGAACTTATGGTTATAAAGCTAAAATGGTATGTTCCAGCTAGATATTACATTACAAAGAAATAAACACAACCTCATTAAAAAAGAACTCTACCAAAGAAACTCCTAAAAATTTCCTTCCTATCAGCTTTATGGTAGGAAATTGATGAGATCGTTCTCCCTTAGTACTCTATCTTTCGCCAGCTAATTCTCATTCTTATTAGCATTTCATAAGGTGTGAATAATCTTCCAATTCATCGTCTTTCTTTTAAAGtgcttgattttgattatCCAATTCCTATATTTCCAAGGTGCATTCATTGGGTCATTAATCCACTTAAccacattaaaaaaatcactctcaattaataaaaaatgtgtGGTTTGCCatttggaagaaaagaaaatgataaagGCCTTAAGCAAAAGCGCTATGTTCAGCAAAATTCGCATCATGTACTCTTATGGAATTAGAGCAAGTAATCTTTATTTCACCCAAGTTATTCCTCAAAACTCCACCTATTCCCACTTTCCCTGAATTTCCCCTCGCTACCCCATCCACATTAAACTTCATCCATTCTTCAAGAGGTGCAACCAGATCAACCACAATAAAGACCTTTGGACCTTTACTAGGAACTTTCACTAAATTTGGAACTAACATGATATCAAGAGTAAAACCATCAATCACAAGCCATCTAGCATATGCCCAATGAGTTACTCACAATTTAACTTAATCATAAACTTGCTCATGAATCCAAGG
Proteins encoded in this region:
- the LOC18586843 gene encoding protein SMAX1-LIKE 3, which translates into the protein MRAGVCTVQQALTAEAANLVKQAVGLARRRGHAQVTPLHVASAMLASSTGLLRRACLQSHSHPLQFRALELCFNVALNRLPASSSSPLLGPHSHHPSLSNALVAAFKRAQAHQRRGSIENQQQPILALKIELEHLVISILDDPSVSRVMREAGFSSTQVKSKVEQTVSLEICSQSPSVSASCQTKESAKPQVLGANVSHCMSYSQVGFGLSLSKPLDQVRNEDVTNVLNTVVNKRRNTVIIGECIGSAESVVRGVMDKFEKGQVSGDLRYMQFISLPLFSLRNLPKDEVEQKLVELKCLVKSYMGRGVVLYLGDLKWISEFWSNCGEQRSNFYCPVEHIVMELKRFVCGIRETGKLFLMGIATFQTYMKCKTGHPSLETIWELYPLTISVDSLGLSLNLDSDSQPQHRNKATIDGISWPLHEAGVNKNQTSFTDRLLNFDKAAQSTSSLPSWLQNYKEESKTNASHDKDSVNVRDLYRKWNSFGSSASKDHYNTEDALNISPLSSSSPISASSQERNANLHKTNLSWPVIFEPKKSPKEHQFWLSESTDEGYGLPLRNDPKPDLLSNPNSSPNSASSSEAIEEDIDGLNEFKILNAENLTILCNALEKKVPWQKEMIPEIVSTILECRSGMRKAKSWLKHREFKEETLLFFLGVDYEAKKKIARELARLIFGSQSNFASISLSNFSSTRADSNEQSSNKRKRDETGSSYLQRFGEALNENPHRVFFMEDLEQVDYCSQKGIKQAIESGRTTLSDGETVPLKDAIIIFSCESFSSVSRACSPRGKPNMGETEEKGNRKEDMEMQNSCVSLDLNIAIENNSADESSGIGGIGILEYVDKQIIFRVQEL